The Mobula hypostoma chromosome 24, sMobHyp1.1, whole genome shotgun sequence genomic sequence GGTCACACTTCTTGATCCATAGTCATCTGGAGCAGCATCCATgacagtcctgatggctcttCTTTTTGCAGCCCCAGTAATGTTAAGGAGAAAGTAGGTTTTgcagagtgagcagccagcaaaattTCTATACCCCACTTCTATAGGCTTGCAACATGCCCTCCACCCCTGAATCTGACATTGCTGTACCAGCTCCTGGAATTTGGCCTTCTTACACTCAAATGTCTCTTCAGTCTGGTCTTCCCAAAGCACCTGCTTTGAAGTTTCTGTCAGAAATGACCATGTGATGATGCTGTGttgaagtcagggaactttagCTGCTTTCCAAGATTAATTTTCAGTTGCCAGTCAAACACCGTGGTGAGCAAGCCTGATGGTGATCTGGGCTGAGGCTGtggttggtctccagctttgacaaaggctTTGGGCTTTCTGGATTGACAGAGGTGCATGACCAAGGAGATATTTTCTGCCACTGCCTTCAGCACCTGGTCATAGCACCAGCGGTAGCGGCCTTCTCCCAAGGCTTTTGGCAGTTGCTGAGGATGTGTTCCAGGGGCCCTCTTCCAGGACAGAGAGGACATGATGGTGCCTCGCTTTTGCCTCAAGCAAAATGGTTCAATGCACTAGGCTGGACATCGTACACAGCTTGGATCATGAACTTGATGCAGTGGGGTTCTGCCTGCCAAATATTGGAACAGAAAATGTTCCGCTTCAGCGCACCATCCCACCTTGTCCAAGCTTTCTGCTGCCCCATTCAGGTGGTACGGATGTCCTCAATAGCTGTTCACGCCTCTTCCTGGACCAGTTTGcttctgtccctgccctgggcccAGTTGAAGGAAAGCTTCCGAGCCCCGTGTGACCAGATGCCACTATCCCTAACAGACAGTGTATAAAGGTGTAGAAACAGCAATGCAAAATAAAGGAGTGCTGCGAACTATGTTGGTTATAGTTGAAGAGAAGGTATTGGCTAGGAGACTGTGAAAGCCACTTGCTTAGGGTATTTTATATTTGATGGAACAGAGAAACAAGGTTTTTTATTATGTTACCTAAACAAGACTGAGTAGCTTCAGTCAGTATTACATCTGAAGTATCAGACTAGAATGTACAAGTTGAGGGTTAGACAGGGGTGAGATTGGCACATCTCACTTCATAAATCTAACTCTGAGTTAAGCATTTAATTAAGAAAAGTTTGTAATACTTTGCTTTCTTAAATTGAACCTTTTTATTTGAGCTTATTCTAGTTTATGAATAAAATCACAGTATTATCAACATTGGAAAGAACTTCCCCATTGTTTGTTATGTGAATGAGTTTGAAAACAGGGTAGAAGCTTACCCGGTTTATGGAAATATCAACTATGAAAGGTACAGTGGTGTGCAGCAGCCTTTCCTCTGGTGATATACAGAATCTTAGCAATATAATCTGTTAATGATGTTTTTGAACACTTAATGCTTGAAAAGCTGTTATTTTACTGCCTACTGGCTGAAAGAATTTTTGCCGATTTGGGTAATGTGTATACCTCATTGTCGGTACTCTATAAGCATCTCTCTAAGGAGTTTAGATATAAAACTGTAGAATTAAATTGAATTTCCTTGAATTTTCTGATATTGCTTTACCTTGAGCTTTAATTTGTTTACTTAATTCCCTTTCTCTCAGTAATTTCTGTGTGCTGACTAAACATGTTTTATTGTATAGATTTTTCTTGGTAGCTTTTAATAGTGTCTATAGAATTGTATTCATATGTGCTACAGATATAATTTTTTATTTTTGCTTAAGGCATAAATTGCAAAACTTAACCAAGTTGCTGCCCTTTGAATCTTTTAGTTAATTGTTCACCAAGTTAAAAGTGAATCAGGATCGgaattctgctttttttttgctgcagattCTTAATATTTGATctgcacttaaaaaaaaatttaatccTCGCCCAAAGCCAGTTTTCAAAATATATATGTGCATCAATAGATGTACTCATTCCGTTGGGTTTATTTTTGAGGTGTTGATTGAAATTTGGAGATGTAGTGAATTGGTTGGACAGACTCATTGTacttgattgagctttataaACTTGACTGTTAGAATATTTCTCAAAATTAAATCTCCCAAAGAGTAGAATTGGAGATGCAATGTGTTTGCAACCAGTTAAGTGTAAAAATTAAAAGTTTCTATTGAATATAAAGTTAGTAGAAATTCAAGGAATGGTACATGGTTCAGGGAAATTATGGTGGGAAATGATGAATGAATTCCTGCTCTGATGCTAGTAATGTAGCCATGGTATTATACAAGTATCCAATGATCCCAATGCCAAGAAGGGAATGGATATCAATTCACTTTCCTGTTCCTGATCATTGTCAACTGACTTCTGTTGCTCAGTGCACATTTATTGATATCTTGGTGAAAAAAGATGGGCTAGCCCGTACACAACAAAATAATCATTTGTATTCTAAAGGATAGCCGCATGATAATGTATCAAATGGTGACCAACAACCCCTGAATCCTTGGCCCAGCCAGAGTTAGGAAACTGATCCATTTTTGAGTTAtcaagtattttaaaaataacCATTGACTAAATTGGCATTGTGGCAAAAATCACTCTCAAAATTGTAGAAATGTAGCTGAGATATTTTTTTCATAGTTGCACAAAATTTGGATTAATAGATGTGGAAAGATAACAAAAGATTGTACTCCAGTTGTAAAACTGACACTATTTTCCTTCTGAGAATGGAACGGAACTCTAATTTTACATAAAATACTGTACCAATTTACTTTAAAGATCCTCCGTTTGGATCTTCAGCAAAtacatgtttatttattatttttcaaagttttaaaatGCCTTAATTGATGCACAGATATTTATGACAAGATTTTCAGAACTCTAATTTTGTTCCCAGAGCCCTGGTCTCATGCTCTGTTTTTCTTCATTGATTGGTTGTCATGAATTAAATGGATTCAAGAAACAGTTGCCACTCTTGAACTTGTTAGAATTCTTTATTTTAATTATGTAAATGTGCCTCACTATTCTGTGCTATCTTTCAGACTCATTGGAGGTAAGTCTGGATTTAATGTTTTGGATGAGATAATAATGCATTGGAAATCCACATATGAAAATGGTACAGCTTTATAAACTTGACTGTTAGAATATTTCTCAAAATTAAATCTCCCAAAGGGTAGAATAGGAGATGCAATGTGTTTGCAACCAGTTAAGTGTAAAAATTAAaagtttctattttattttatctaGAGCAAGATTACACACATGGATTAATGGAGCTCATGATCTAAATCAACTACTCTGCATTTAAAATTAATGTTATGTGCACTTGGTAGATTTATTTGTGCATGTTTCTAATTGCTTAGTATTCCAAAAATAAGTTTGATTTCAAAAAAGACACAGCATCTGGCTGAACCATGCAGAACAAGAATTTCAAGTTTGATCACACTCCTTACTTAATCAGTTAAGGTAAAATAGGAGCTGCCAGTacctgaaataaaaagaaaaatgctgaaaacatgTGGCAGAATGACATGTCAAAGGGTCTTTGACTTCTAAcattaactatttctctttctacagatgctgcctgatctaatgaatgtttccagcattttttaattttattacaGACTTCAGCAACAGTAGTTTTTGACACAAGTGTCTAAATTGAAAGAGGGCATTTATCATGCTTCATAACACTGTTCCTGCTTAATGGCAAGCATGTATGTTGCCTGGCTCAGTTCTGTTATAGTCAAATAACAGGGGCTCTTGAATCAAATCAATAATGGGTATTTGAATAAGGTACAGGAAGAATATTACTCAAGTGGAAATTAAAATTACACAGGAAGAGAAAATATGAGGCAAAATCTTTCGTAAGATCTTTTATCTTTAAAGCACCTTTGAATTTGCACAAAGAAATCAGTAGCTAGGATCCCATTGAGGAGTTGTTTGTATGTTAATCCAATCACCATGATGCACTGATTTATATCTCCAATGCAAAGTTTTGGGAATTAATCTTTGGAAAAGTTCTCTCATCTATAAACCTCTTTATCTGATTATACCAAAATAGTACTTGTCACATTTTAGGAAGGTAAAAGCATATTTTAATCCATTACTTAGATGGGCTTTTGTTAGTTCCATTGAATGAGGAACAAGACTAGTGGCAAAAGGAGGTTGCCTATAAATCCTCTCTAAACCTGAAGTGTTTGATAATGACACTCTAAAATTACTTGAACAGGATACAGCTCTTTTTTGTATTGATTTAGTGTTGGTTGAATTTGAAACTTTGTGGAGTAAATTCTTGTTGAGGATGGAAACTGTTCAGTAATTGCTTCTTTCTCTTTGTACCATCACTTGAAAGAGTCAAAAAGCTTATTATACGAAAACATTAATTCAATCAATGATGTTTCATTCACTTATTTCcaaatgttttatttttgaaatatgtTTTTGTAAAGACTGTTTTTGAAAAGGCTATACCAAGCTCTTTGCAGAAAGGACTTTTTTGCATGGAAATGAATTGAGGCTTTAGGCACCTCACCAGGTGTTGAATACGTTCCTGTGGTTTTTGTCCCAATGGTAGTTAATTACTATATATGTTGTTAATGTCATTATTCTTTGAATGTATGATGTCTTAACTATCTGGTTTGCAGTTGCTTTAaattgtaaatatactgtatatccaaTCATTGTACTCTTATTATCACAATTATTATAATGCCTTTGGCTGATTATCTTAATTCCATTTTATAAATAAGATACATGTACTCACAATTCAATTTAGTACCTGGAATAAACCTTATCCAAACTCCATTCTGTTTGATGAACTTCATTGCTATAACTATTTTATACATATGTGTTTTGATATTAAATCTGCCCAAAGTATATGTAAGTTATTTAAATCCTGTAGaccaaaagagaaattaaagtTTTGAACTTGATCTGCACTGAGTTGCCAGCTAGATTGATAGTTAGTATGCTGGGTATTCTTGTAAGATGACAGAGTTGGAATTGGGTGAGGCTGCTTCTTCTGATTTGATCTGTCTTCTGCTGGAAAGAGCACATATGATTAACTGGTAAAAGTATTGTTGGCTTTAGCAGTGATGCCAAAtgttgtttctgtctgtaggtaCCTCCGTAAACATAGTCCACTTGGTCAAGCTGTCAGAGAGCTAACATTCTGTGGATCATTCATCAGGTCATATGTTGTACAACTCACAGACAAATTCATGTCTGTGAGTTCATGGATCCATGTCTGTGAATTCATAGCTTGCCATTTCACTTTTGCAATGCTGCTTGTTACATTCTCCTGTATTTTGAATAACACTAGTACTGAAAACATTTTGCATTTCAGAGTACAGTATTAGACTGAAGTGTAATGAACAAGTGGTATTGTATTATCAGCTTTTGAAGCATCAGAGCAATAACTCTGACCAAAAGCAAGTTGATCATTATATCCTAGAAAGGTGTGATGCTGGTACTTCTAAGCATCTGTTCACAGATGGAAGATGCCTTTGACTTCTTTAGATCAAAGAAAAGACAAATAATCCTGGATACCTAGCAAAATATTCAGGTTATAGGCTCAGCACATAAGGAACTTCTGCAATAATGGCTATAGCTGTTATGATTGACCTTCAACAATCTCAACCATTGGACTGTTTCCCTATTGATCCCCATTGTTTTTACTTTTACCAGCTCATTGCTACCACACATATTGTATAGACAATCACCTCTCACCTCTAGAATTCAGCTGTTAGTCCATGAGGCCTGGAGCCCAGCAGTTCTGGTGGAATCATTTTAGCGACGTACAGGTGAGGTTATTGGTGAGTAGGGTGCTGCTTAACAGTACCACTGATGACACCTTCCACCACTTTTGCTGATGTATGAGGACAGTCTGATTCATTGGGTGATAATTGCCAGActgaatttgtctttttttgtggAGAGGGCATAGCTGGACAATTTTCCAGATTGATAGGTAAatgccactgttgtaactattGGAAATGTGTGCTTTGGAATGCAAGTCTTCAATATTAATGATGGGATGTTGCTTGGTTCCATAGCCTTtgctatacactcagtggccactttattaggtacatgtgaacacctgcttgttaatacaaatatctaatcagtcaatcgtgcagcagcaactcaatgcataaaagtatgcagacatggtcaaagatggggaaaaaatgtgatcaaagtgactttgactatggaatgattgttgctgccagacagagtggtttgagtatctcataaactgctaatctcctgggattttcatgcacaacagtctctagagttcacagggaatggtgcaaaaacaaaaagcatccattaagcggcagttctgtggtcaaagatgccttgttaatgagagaggtcaaaggagaatggttcaagctgacaggaaggtgactgtaactcaaataactaagtgttacaacagtggtgagcagaagagcatctctgaatgcacaacacaatgAAACTTTaattggatgggctacaacagcagaagactacatcgggttccactcctgcacctaataaagttgtCACTGAGTCTATCTATCAGTACTCTCATCTATTTCCTGCTATCAGAGGGCGTACATCAAACTGATGGAAGACTGGCCTGTTTGAGAGTGAAAATTTCCAGAAGAAACTGATCATCTACTTCGTATTCCTGGCCGAACATCATTGAGATGGCCTTACTTTTTTGCACTTACATAGCCATTGGGACATTGAAGAACAGCTATGCAGGGAAATGCAGAAACAGGCCAAACACACTGCTAGAGTTTAACATTTATTTTTTAAGTGTATTTACTATAAAACAGCAGATGTTCTTTAGTAGAACAAATATTTCATCTCTGCTTAAATACTTTCTCTTAAGTCACTTCAAATGAACTGAAATTGAATTTGTCCTGAATTATTCCAGGTTTGTGCTGTGGATCCAGAACCAATTGGAACTGGAATGAGATCGTACCCGGTCACCTCTCTAAGGTCTTTGGAGATGCAAACAGGCAAGGCTTTCCTTCCATCATCCAGGCTGTAGAATGCCATGGAAAACTTTGTCAGCTTGCCTCCGTTTCTTTACTCTCAGCTGAGATTTAGAGGCTGGTTAAAAATGTTTAAATTAGTGGCAACTTGTCTGTAGGCATTGAGCAAACATCTGTACTTTTCAGGCAATTATTTGCTGCTTATGGtaacagcaaaacaaaataaaattgttcAATAGTTGGACTTAAATGTTCCGAACACACAACGATGGACAGGCTGGGGTGGGGAATTAGAACAGAGCAAAATAAGTGGGTCACATATTCTGACAACACTGCAGTTTACTAGATTTCTGCCCATCACTGGTTGGGGGCACGTCAATCTCAACCACATCACTGCCAGGTGTCTCGTGTGCCATCCGGTCCGAGATTTGCTTCTGAGAAACAATACGGTAAATTTCTGAAAAAGAGAATAATGTCAATTACATTGAACTCAACTCCTTATATAATTAGTTTTTGGTCCTCTCAGTGTGAACATTGAAAGACTACTAATAGTCTGGTTAAGGATTTCTAACTCAAAACATTGATGGTACAAAGCACTGAAGGGCATAACTCTTATTTTTCTATTTTAGCCTCAAGCAGCAGATCTCCCATTTTGATTGAAAATTTAGTGTTCTATTTCATTCTGATTTCTTTTGGATTTAGGTCACAGTGTAGATACTTGATTCAGATGtggatcttttttttttggttttaccTGTTAAAATATTTTGGAAAGCCTCCTCCACATTAGTTGAGTCCAAAGCAGATGTTTCAATAAATGAAAGCGAGTTCTTCTCTACATCAAAAGAGAACAGAGGAAACATCAGTAATCTTGAGGTGAGTGAGTGAGAAACTCCCCAATTCTTCCCCATGTAAAAGCTGTGGGATTCCATAAAGCTCCAAGAGAAATTCTTCTACACAGGATTTATCAGTATAGCTCGTGTTTCAAATGAAGGAGAGGAAATTTAGCATGAAGGATTATTCTATTCAAGTACTGAGAAAACATAAAAACTTAATATCAATTTCCTGTCTGAAATATCTGTCTGTTTCATATATTGTCCATCATAAATTTGTTGCAACACAAACATTACAAATTATGAGTGAAAACTAGAAATGTTCAATGCAGAAGAAAACTGAAGTTTTCTATCAGTGGCCTCTCAATTCACCCTTTTACTTTCCATTAGACATTTTCAGCTGAGTAACACATAATTCCATTTCATCATTAGAATCAAGCATGGTGTTTATACACTGTTTAAAATTCTGGGCATTATGATCCTGTATCCTTTTATGTATTGCTGGCAACAGCTGAGCAAACAATTGGGCAACCCATCACTCAAGACCTTAGAAGGGAAACCTCAGATTTCCCATAAAGTTGGAAAACAAATTTCTTTGAGGAAAACAGGGAAATCATTTACTATGTCAGTGCTGCAGCCTGCATACGCTCAGCACATCAATAAAGCAGATGTGATGCTAGGTGGCACTATGGCATAAAGGTTGGTGCTGCTACCACACAGCTTAAGTGACTTTAGTTTAATCCTAACCTTGggctttgcacattcttcctgttaCTGTGTGGGTTTACGtagggtgctcctgtttcctttcAAATCTAAAAGACATGCTGATATTGTTAATGTACTGATATAAATCATCCTTACTGTGCATAAGTGGTAGATGAATCAGTTGGGGACATGTTAGAGAAGGGATTGCAGGGAAATAAGCAGGGGAAAGACACGATTGAGGAACTGTTTTGAGAACTGGCATAGACTCAGTGGGACGCCTCTTACAACATCATAAGAAATTATGAAAATACTGGTACCAGAAATAGAGAAAGAGGAAGCAGCGAGTGAATGAAATGGTCTAATAAAATGACTTAACTTCCCCTGCTGGGTGAAGGATGGCTTTGGATAGCTTTCAGCTACTACATGACTCACCAGCAAAGGCCCGTGCCTCATCCGTTGGCACAGCTCTCAGGTGGCGAAGGTCACTCTTGTTCCCAACCAGCATGATGACAATATTGTTGTCACCATGATCACGCAATTCTTTCAGCCATCGCTCTACGTTCTCGTATGTTAGATGTTTGGCGATATCATACACCAACAGGGCACCTACAGCTCCACGGTAGTACCTTAAAGTGCACACAAAGAATCCAGATTGTATCAATGCTCCTTTCTGCCTCCTTGCTGAAATTTCCAGTTTACATGCTGAGTTGGGATGAAACAGGCAAATAagcttttttttcaaatttgCTTCTGGTGCTGTCCACCCGACAGGAAATTAACAGTTCAAACCGTACAGACTGAACAGAACACAGGGCAGATGACGTCCATCCATATATTCTAGCCTAAGACAATAACCATAATATTTTACCTCTGTGACTAACGGTATCTGGGACCTGTACCCCAGTAGGATGTAGGCTTTAGGTATATTCTAATATCTGGGAACCTATCCGTCTCTGAGAAGGAAACCTGCTCTCCAGTGAGAGATAGTAGCCAGACATGTTCCCAGTGAGGGAAAATATCCAGGAATTTGTTCCcttgttggaaaaacatttgaGACCCCCTTAAACATATAAGAGGCAATTTACAGGGGTCTGTATCTCAGTCGGAGATGGTAGCTGGAGACCTGGTTTCCAGCCAGAGAGTGTATCCAGCAACCTGAAGCTCTGTGAAAGGCCATGTTTATTCTCCAGCTTGAGCCGTGTCCAGGAAACTGCACCTCAGGAGGTGCTGTCCATGAAACAATATCATTGCTACAGTTTTTAAGGACCTTGACCAAAAGACAGTATCCTGAAACTTGTACTCCCAAAGACACCCTTGCTAGAGGACCTGTACCCCAGTGAGACATTGGGTCTAGAAACCTATACCTTTAGAGAAAGTGTCAAGTTTGAAGCTCAAGAACATGTGTTTCAGTAAGAGTCTATGAACCTGTACCCCAATATTAAATATCAGTGGTGCTGAACCCAGCAAGACCAAGTATGGAAGAATGACCAGCATTTAACATTTACAGAGCAAAACCCCTGAGAGAGTTAGATCTTTAAAAAACTGATCCTGTGAAGCCCAGCCTAGAAAATCAATGGTGCATTCCTGTCTATTTTTCATTTTTGTGGAAGAAAATGCACTTGATCAAGTGAAATGTAATAGCCAACTTTCTCATTCACTCCAGCCATTTTATAATGGATCCTGCCCTGAGCAATAGCAAATTCTATAGcctaagggcatcaaagggtgttaTTCCCTGCAGTGcacactgtgaacagttttgaattCCTGGGAGCGTATAACtctcacaacctctcatggtcccagaacacattctacacaatcaagaaagctcaccaatgcccctactttctgaagaggctgaagTGAGCTGGATTATACACATCAATACTCTCAACCTTCTAGAAACgggcagtggagagcatcctgacaagctgcatcacagtgtagtatggaaactgcactgcagcagacaggaaggctctacaatgggtagtcaaagtTGCCCAACACCAGCCTACCCACTATCAAGGATGTATTTTCAGAAAGGTGCTAGAAAAAAGGCCAGCCATATCACGAAGGATCCAACCCACCCTGGCCtttttgtcccattcccatcagtgAGGAGGCTATATAACATCCACACCAAGATCAACTCAAATACAGTTACTTTTCCCACGCAGTatcgtcactttatgtacatacaatcagtctatgtatctAAGTTAggtgtttatatttattttttattattattgggtttttttgtgctgcattggatccagaataacaattattttgttctcctttacacttatctACCGGctatgacattaaacaaccttgaatcttaatCTGA encodes the following:
- the LOC134337277 gene encoding ras-related protein Rab-11B-like, whose product is MGSREDEYDYLFKVVLIGDSGVGKSNLLSRFTRNEFNLESKSTIGVEFATRSIQVDGKTIKAQIWDTAGQERYRAITSAYYRGAVGALLVYDIAKHLTYENVERWLKELRDHGDNNIVIMLVGNKSDLRHLRAVPTDEARAFAEKNSLSFIETSALDSTNVEEAFQNILTEIYRIVSQKQISDRMAHETPGSDVVEIDVPPTSDGQKSSKLQCCQNM